GGCAGCAGCATATCCCACCAGATCCGACCGGCACGCGTTTGCATCAGATCGACATGAACATGCTTGATCTGGGTGTACTCGAGCATACCGTACATACCATGCTCACGCCCGATCCCGCTCTGCTTATAGCCGCCGAACGGCGCCAGCGGGTTGATCAGATGGTAGTCGTTGATCCACACCGTCCCGGTGCGGATGCGTTTGGCAACCTCGATTGCGGCCTGCAGATCGCGCGACCAGACCGCCCCACCCAGGCCGTAGTCGCTGTCGTTGGCCTGCTCGATCGCCTCGGTGAGGCTGTTGTAGGGAATCACCGCCAGCACCGGGCCGAAGATCTCCTCGCGCGCGATACGCATGTCGTTGCGCACATGGGCGAAGATCGTCGGCTCGATGAACGCGCCAGACTCGCAGCCGGGCACGTGAACGCGCTTGCCGCCAGTCGCCAGCACGGCACCTTCGGCCAGGCCCAGCGCGATATACTGCTCGACGCTGGCGCACTGCTTGTCGGACACAATCGGCCCCATGTCGGTCTCGAGGTCGAGCGGGTCGCCCAGGCGCAGGCTACGCGCACGCGCCACCAGCCGGGCCACGAATTCGTCGTGCAGCGCCGCTGGAACGAAGCAGCGCGTACCGGCCTCGCAGCTCTGGCCGCCGTTGAAAAACACACCGAACAGCACCCCGTCAGTCGCCAGATCGAGGTCGGCGTCGGGCAGCAGGATGCTCGGCGACTTACCGCCCAGCTCGAGCGTTACCTTCTTCACCGTTGCGCTGGCCAGCTCCATGATCCGCCGGCCAACTTCGGTCGAGCCAGTAAAGGCGACTTTGTCGACGCCGGGATGGCGCGCAATTGCCTCGCCCACCGCGCCGCCCGGCCCAGACACCACATTGAACACGCCGTGCGGCAGCAGCCCGGTGTCGTGGATCGTCTCAGCCAGCATCAGCGCAGTCAGTGGCGTATACGAGGCCGGCTTAAGCACGATCGTATTACCGGCGGCCAGCGCCGGTGCGATCTTCCAGGCGGCCATCAGCAGCGGGTAATTCCACGGGATGATCTGCCCACACACGCCGATCGGCTCGCGCCACACAAAGTTCCAGCTCACCGAAGGTGTATCGATCCATGGCAGCGGCTCGTAGGGCGATTTGCGCGCCAGCTCGGCGAAGACGCGGAAGTGCTCGATCGCCATTGGCACATCGGCGAAGGTGCTCTTGCGCAGCGGCACGCCCAGGTTGCGCGACTCGGCCTCGGCCAGCTCGGACGAGCGCTCCTCAATCGCATCGGCAATCGCATGCAGAATACGGGCGCGCTCGTGCGGCGGCGTATGCGGCCATGGCCCGTGGTCGAAGGCATGGCGGGCCGCCTGTACCGCGCGCTCGGCGTCGGCCGCACCAGCGCTGGCCACGTAGGCCATTGGCGCGCTATGCGCCGGCTCGTTCACTGCCATGGTGTCGCCGCTGGCCGCGTCGGCCCATTGGCCGTCGATATACAACCCGTAGTGAGGCAGATCGCCGGCTTGTGTGTCGTCCATACGCTTGCTCCTCGCACTCTTCGTCAGACAATCATTGTCGCAATAATCCCGCAATTCCTGAGCGGCTGCGCGATCTGGAGGTGGTGGATGGCTCGAGGCGGCCCGGTGCGGAGACATGCCACCGGAGGGTATGCGTTCCAGCGCTGCTCACCGCGCCGAATCGCATACGTGTACCTGCATGATAGCAGGGGTGACGCATTGCGTCAAGAATATGGCTGCGGGCGCTTTCGGCGTACGCAGCCGGTGCTTTTAGCCTGCGGCAAAGCGATATTTCCATCTTCTGTAGTGGCCAACCACAGGCTGATCAGCTGGCGCGCGCCGCGGGCTGGCACGCTACAGCATCAATCTGCCCATAACAGTTCAACCGAAGATACGGATCATTTCGGGACATATGTAAAGATACTATCGCGGAATGCGAGCCGGTAGTGCTCGCGCACTGCATCCAGCACCTCAGGCGTCCAGCGCCCGGTCGAGTCGCTCCGATGATTTGCGACATTCACCGGCAGCATGATCGCGCTGAAGCGGCGCGCGCGAATGTCGTCGATCAGCCCGCCCTGGTCCCACACACCACTGCGGGCGGCCGGCCCCATGGTCGAGGGATCATCGTAGCGTAGTGGCCGCCCGGCCGCCACCAGCAGCCCCACGTCGTCGGCCAGGATCTCGCCGGGCGTATTGCGGATGAAGGCCAGGTAGCGCTCGGGGGTGCCGGCCGGCCGCAGCTCGCCGAGGTACCACTCTTGCGGGCGGTACGCCAGCCCGACCTGGGCCAGCAGCAGCAGCAGCACCAGTAGTGCCAGCGGGGTGCGCCGCCCAAGCCAGCTCGGCAGCCGGCCGGCTGCGATACCCACCGCCAGGCTGATCGCCAGCAGCGACTCGAGCAGGTGATTGTGGTTCGCGCCGGTCTCGCCCGCGCCCAGCAGCGTGATCGGCACCACCAGCGCGTAGCAGCCCACCACCAGCACGCGCCGGTCGCGCGCTGCCAGCA
The sequence above is drawn from the Candidatus Kouleothrix ribensis genome and encodes:
- a CDS encoding aldehyde dehydrogenase — protein: MDDTQAGDLPHYGLYIDGQWADAASGDTMAVNEPAHSAPMAYVASAGAADAERAVQAARHAFDHGPWPHTPPHERARILHAIADAIEERSSELAEAESRNLGVPLRKSTFADVPMAIEHFRVFAELARKSPYEPLPWIDTPSVSWNFVWREPIGVCGQIIPWNYPLLMAAWKIAPALAAGNTIVLKPASYTPLTALMLAETIHDTGLLPHGVFNVVSGPGGAVGEAIARHPGVDKVAFTGSTEVGRRIMELASATVKKVTLELGGKSPSILLPDADLDLATDGVLFGVFFNGGQSCEAGTRCFVPAALHDEFVARLVARARSLRLGDPLDLETDMGPIVSDKQCASVEQYIALGLAEGAVLATGGKRVHVPGCESGAFIEPTIFAHVRNDMRIAREEIFGPVLAVIPYNSLTEAIEQANDSDYGLGGAVWSRDLQAAIEVAKRIRTGTVWINDYHLINPLAPFGGYKQSGIGREHGMYGMLEYTQIKHVHVDLMQTRAGRIWWDMLLPPTE